One Aquarana catesbeiana isolate 2022-GZ linkage group LG11, ASM4218655v1, whole genome shotgun sequence genomic window carries:
- the TSSC4 gene encoding U5 small nuclear ribonucleoprotein TSSC4: MSDPTEKDDGHKPFSALSFERPHDPGTLSLSDSDPELSDDAEVESVSAEEEENDEEDNRKEGGHESPLQPFLLKGTDAGFSQRSHGIFGGLLDVQKLPPLSKHNTKGKQGVSASLIPEIPASDSNPFEQREKTTMSSNTGSSSVTTKKRSAPATHLPDYLAHPERWTKYSLEDVQDTSDRGNRNTATNFMAELKLKKEAKEASKNTTNPRSFNQDSSSGGEGRIMFTKPQKKSQKDGEKSGAQPGQQHMAKSWGDDGLEDAEGTAEKATSESLGFHGSKKRSRKNIRPKKREKEEEDSS, from the coding sequence ATGTCTGACCCAACAGAAAAGGATGATGGCCATAAACCCTTTAGTGCATTATCCTTTGAACGTCCTCATGATCCTGGCACACTGTCACTTAGTGACTCAGACCCTGAGTTATCAGATGATGCAGAGGTGGAATCTGTGAGTGCAGAGGAAGAAGAGAATGATGAAGAAGACAATAGAAAGGAAGGTGGGCATGAATCTCCTTTGCAGCCTTTCCTCTTGAAAGGAACAGATGCAGGCTTCTCCCAGCGCAGTCATGGCATTTTTGGAGGCTTGTTAGATGTACAGAAGTTGCCACCTCTTTCCAAGCATAACACAAAAGGGAAGCAAGGGGTTAGTGCTAGTTTGATTCCTGAAATTCCAGCTTCTGATTCTAACCCATTCGAACAAAGGGAGAAAACCACCATGTCTTCAAATACTGGAAGCTCAAGCGTTACCACTAAAAAACGCTCAGCACCTGCTACGCACCTTCCTGATTATCTAGCCCACCCAGAGCGCTGGACAAAGTACAGTCTAGAGGATGTTCAAGATACCAGTGACCGCGGCAACCGAAATACGGCTACAAATTTCATGGCAGAGTTAAAACTTAAAAAAGAAGCTAAGGAGGCCTCCAAGAATACCACCAACCCACGCTCCTTCAACCAAGATTCCTCCAGTGGTGGGGAGGGAAGAATCATGTTCACAAAGCCACAGAAAAAGAGCCAGAAAGATGGTGAGAAAAGTGGGGCACAGCCAGGACAACAGCACATGGCCAAGTCATGGGGTGATGATGGCCTGGAAGATGCCGAGGGTACCGCAGAAAAGGCAACATCTGAATCTTTGGGGTTTCACGGATCTAAGAAACGGAGCCGGAAAAATATCAGACCAAAAAAACGTGAAAAAGAGGAAGAGGACTCTTCATAA